The proteins below come from a single Piscinibacter gummiphilus genomic window:
- a CDS encoding two-component system sensor histidine kinase NtrB codes for MYNSTFTLPAVSARPRRWRRALLWGALVGLLLVAQSLLVWLTLDYENNRAQEQVDAAAATAIGDLRHALSSDLQDLQALTWNNPPLLQWRADAGDVLRVRRELMRIERRDAAMRIESVVSSPYQTALFTQIPRDRMDFEAQLACANAQRQAGPSYSRSYFVPLPGGMGLEVVDVCLPSQAAGEITGYLVGTFSLTTLLSDVVSTDVTRKHELSFVEGDGTRLARAGLPRGTGVFRSDRVLDLPGLTLQLRLDSGKGRARLIPNLTIALVLSLSLALGGVVLLLARDVRRRAEAETALAEALAVRKAMEDSLITGLRARDLQGRITYVNPAFCNMVGFTAQELIGQATPPYWPPEHVQEYTARQQVRLTGSTPPPAEGHETVFMRKNGERFAVMIFEAPLVDGQGHHTGWMSTALDVSAQRRVEEISRQQQERLQATARLATVGEMASLLSHELNQPLAAIASYATGSLNLMNDEQQAASPETQSLLRQAAQRIAEQAERAGRVIKSVHDFVRRREQAREVLRVDDLIESVMPLVRLQARKSGARIEVDLPTPLPRVECDRTMLEQVLLNLTRNGIQAMETTTPLPKRELLIRVRHTHERWVTFSVIDHGRGVAPDVAQRLFTPFFTTRAEGMGLGLSLCRTVIEQHGGVLDFQNLPAPADSPHRAGGAEFRFTLPAAPTGHAASKASITERAS; via the coding sequence ATGTACAACTCCACGTTCACCCTCCCCGCCGTTTCGGCCCGCCCGCGGCGCTGGCGCCGGGCGCTGCTGTGGGGGGCGCTGGTGGGGCTGCTGCTGGTCGCGCAGTCGCTGCTCGTGTGGCTCACGCTCGATTACGAGAACAACCGCGCGCAGGAGCAGGTCGACGCCGCCGCCGCCACCGCCATCGGCGACCTGCGCCACGCGCTCAGCAGCGACCTGCAGGACCTGCAGGCCCTCACCTGGAACAACCCGCCGCTGCTGCAATGGCGGGCCGACGCCGGCGACGTGCTGCGCGTGCGCCGCGAGCTGATGCGCATCGAACGCCGCGACGCGGCGATGCGCATCGAGTCGGTGGTGAGTTCGCCTTACCAGACGGCCCTCTTCACGCAGATCCCGCGCGACCGCATGGACTTCGAAGCCCAGCTCGCCTGCGCGAATGCGCAGCGCCAGGCAGGCCCGTCGTACTCTCGCAGCTACTTCGTGCCGCTGCCGGGCGGCATGGGCCTCGAAGTGGTCGACGTGTGCCTGCCCTCGCAGGCCGCAGGCGAGATCACCGGCTACCTCGTCGGCACCTTCTCGCTCACCACGCTGTTGAGTGACGTGGTCAGCACCGACGTCACGCGCAAGCACGAGCTGTCGTTCGTGGAAGGCGACGGCACCCGGCTCGCCCGCGCCGGCCTGCCGCGCGGCACCGGCGTCTTCCGCAGCGACCGTGTGCTCGACCTGCCCGGCCTCACCCTGCAACTGCGGCTCGACAGCGGCAAAGGCCGCGCCCGCCTCATCCCCAACCTCACCATTGCCCTGGTGCTGAGCCTCTCGCTCGCCCTCGGCGGGGTGGTGCTGCTCCTGGCACGCGACGTGCGCCGCCGCGCCGAGGCCGAAACCGCGCTCGCCGAAGCCCTTGCGGTGCGCAAGGCGATGGAGGACTCGCTCATCACCGGCCTGCGTGCTCGTGACCTGCAAGGCCGCATCACCTACGTGAACCCCGCCTTCTGCAACATGGTCGGCTTCACGGCGCAAGAGCTGATCGGCCAGGCCACGCCGCCCTACTGGCCGCCCGAACACGTGCAGGAGTACACCGCGCGACAGCAGGTGCGCCTGACCGGCAGCACGCCGCCCCCGGCGGAAGGCCACGAGACCGTCTTCATGCGCAAGAACGGCGAGCGTTTCGCCGTGATGATCTTCGAGGCGCCGCTGGTCGACGGTCAGGGCCACCACACCGGCTGGATGAGCACCGCACTCGACGTGAGCGCCCAGCGCCGCGTGGAAGAGATCTCGCGCCAGCAGCAAGAGCGCCTGCAGGCCACCGCGCGCCTGGCCACCGTCGGCGAGATGGCCTCGCTGCTGAGCCACGAGCTCAACCAGCCGCTCGCCGCCATCGCGAGCTACGCCACCGGCTCGCTCAACCTGATGAACGACGAGCAGCAGGCCGCCAGCCCGGAAACGCAATCGCTGCTGCGCCAGGCCGCCCAGCGCATCGCCGAGCAGGCCGAGCGTGCCGGCCGCGTCATCAAGAGCGTGCACGACTTCGTGCGCCGCCGCGAGCAGGCGCGCGAGGTGCTTCGGGTCGACGACCTGATCGAATCGGTGATGCCGCTCGTGCGGCTGCAGGCCCGCAAGAGCGGCGCACGCATCGAGGTCGACCTGCCCACGCCGCTGCCGCGCGTGGAATGCGACCGCACCATGCTCGAACAGGTGCTGCTCAACCTCACCCGCAACGGCATCCAGGCGATGGAGACCACCACGCCCCTGCCCAAGCGCGAGCTGCTGATCCGCGTGCGGCACACGCACGAGCGCTGGGTCACCTTCAGCGTCATCGACCACGGCCGCGGCGTCGCGCCCGACGTGGCCCAGCGCCTCTTCACCCCCTTCTTCACCACGCGCGCCGAAGGCATGGGCCTGGGCCTGAGCCTGTGCCGCACGGTGATCGAGCAACACGGGGGCGTGCTCGACTTCCAGAACCTGCCCGCCCCGGCCGACAGCCCCCACCGCGCCGGAGGCGCAGAATTCCGTTTCACACTGCCGGCCGCGCCCACGGGCCATGCCGCATCGAAGGCCAGCATCACCGAACGAGCCTCCTGA
- a CDS encoding response regulator transcription factor, translated as MDANPNLQMGLPMVYLVDDEDVVRDALAWLLRTRRLLSEGFASAEAFEVMLTSRIGPPGAGAGGTAHWPVAPSCVLLDVRMPGTSGLVLFERLIERGLLSLMPVIFLTGHGDVPTAVAAVKRGAFDFVEKPFSDNALVDRVEQALQASTEALLKRRDETSVRRRLADLTERERDVMQLVIDGLANKLIADQLNISVRTVEVHRARVFEKMDVKSAVELTNLLRTLRPDGGR; from the coding sequence ATGGATGCCAACCCCAACCTGCAGATGGGCCTGCCAATGGTCTACCTGGTCGACGACGAAGACGTCGTGCGCGATGCGCTGGCCTGGCTGCTGCGCACACGGCGCCTGCTCTCCGAAGGGTTCGCGAGCGCCGAAGCCTTCGAGGTGATGCTGACCTCGCGCATCGGCCCGCCCGGGGCCGGCGCCGGTGGCACGGCCCACTGGCCGGTCGCCCCGAGCTGCGTGCTGCTCGACGTGCGCATGCCCGGTACCAGCGGCCTGGTGCTCTTCGAGCGACTGATCGAACGCGGGCTGCTCTCGCTGATGCCGGTGATCTTCCTCACCGGCCACGGCGACGTGCCCACCGCCGTGGCCGCCGTCAAGCGCGGCGCCTTCGACTTCGTCGAAAAACCTTTTTCCGACAACGCGCTCGTCGACCGTGTCGAGCAGGCCCTGCAGGCCAGCACCGAGGCGCTCCTGAAGCGCCGCGACGAGACCAGCGTGCGCCGCCGCCTGGCCGATCTCACCGAGCGCGAGCGCGATGTGATGCAGCTCGTGATCGACGGCCTGGCCAACAAGCTGATCGCCGACCAGCTCAACATCAGCGTGCGCACGGTGGAAGTGCACCGCGCCCGCGTCTTCGAGAAGATGGACGTGAAGTCGGCCGTCGAGCTGACCAACCTGCTGCGCACGCTGCGTCCGGACGGCGGCCGATAA
- the thiL gene encoding thiamine-phosphate kinase, with product MPTPSTPLGEFDLIGKYFTRPVQRVALGVGDDCALLQPAPGMQLAVSSDMLVEGRHFLSTVAPERLGHKALAVNLSDLAACGARPLAFTLALSMPRVDERFLEGFSRGLFALAEAHGCELAGGDTTQGPLNICITVFGEVPPGQALLRSGARAGDDVYVSGTVGDARLALEAFRGTVALAGDHFEQARVAMEQPQPRVALGLALRGIASSAIDVSDGLLGDLRHILQRSNVGATLEVDRLPRTAVLAAQPLALQRECTLAGGDDYELVFTAAPAQAEAVQAAARQAATPVTRIGRIEAGSVLVLVDAQGQTVADHFGSFDHFKS from the coding sequence GTGCCCACGCCTTCCACGCCTCTCGGCGAGTTCGACCTCATCGGCAAGTACTTCACGCGGCCGGTGCAGCGGGTGGCCCTCGGCGTGGGTGACGACTGCGCGCTCCTCCAGCCCGCGCCCGGCATGCAGCTCGCCGTCAGCAGCGACATGCTGGTCGAGGGCCGGCATTTCCTCTCGACCGTGGCACCCGAGCGTCTCGGCCACAAGGCGCTGGCGGTCAACCTCAGCGACCTCGCCGCCTGTGGCGCGCGGCCGCTGGCCTTCACCCTGGCCCTCTCGATGCCGCGCGTCGACGAACGGTTCCTCGAGGGTTTCTCTCGCGGCCTCTTTGCGCTCGCCGAGGCCCACGGCTGCGAGCTGGCCGGGGGCGACACGACCCAGGGCCCGCTCAACATCTGCATCACCGTCTTCGGCGAAGTGCCGCCCGGCCAGGCCCTGCTGCGCAGCGGCGCGCGGGCCGGTGACGACGTCTACGTGAGCGGCACGGTGGGCGATGCGAGATTGGCACTCGAGGCCTTCCGCGGCACCGTGGCGCTGGCGGGCGATCATTTCGAGCAGGCCCGCGTGGCGATGGAGCAGCCGCAGCCCCGCGTGGCGCTCGGTCTCGCGCTGCGTGGCATCGCCAGCAGCGCAATCGACGTGTCCGACGGCCTGCTAGGCGACCTGCGCCACATCCTGCAGCGCTCGAACGTCGGCGCCACGCTCGAGGTCGACCGCCTGCCGCGCACCGCCGTGCTGGCCGCCCAGCCGCTGGCCCTGCAACGCGAATGCACGCTGGCCGGCGGCGACGACTACGAGCTCGTGTTCACCGCCGCGCCCGCCCAGGCCGAAGCCGTGCAGGCCGCCGCGCGGCAGGCCGCCACGCCCGTGACGCGCATCGGCCGCATCGAGGCCGGCTCGGTGCTCGTGCTCGTCGACGCACAAGGCCAGACGGTCGCCGACCACTTCGGCTCCTTCGACCATTTCAAGTCATGA
- a CDS encoding phosphatidylglycerophosphatase A, whose translation MTPADPALNPPLQPAPLKPTARFMLRHPAHVIALGFGSGLSPVAPGTVGTLWAWLAFLVMQPHLSDLQWALVLGVGTLVGWWAGTVTARHLHTADPSAVVWDEVIAFWAVLWLVMPAGLWGQVAAFALFRFFDAVKPGPVAWADGLFKGKRGAPIGWGQGFGILFDDLVAALCTLLVIALWRWV comes from the coding sequence ATGACCCCGGCCGACCCTGCCCTCAACCCGCCGCTGCAACCGGCGCCGCTCAAGCCCACCGCGCGCTTCATGCTGCGCCACCCGGCGCACGTGATCGCGCTCGGCTTCGGCAGCGGCCTCTCGCCGGTGGCGCCCGGTACCGTCGGCACGCTGTGGGCCTGGCTCGCGTTCCTCGTGATGCAGCCGCACCTGAGCGACCTGCAGTGGGCGCTGGTGCTCGGCGTGGGCACGCTCGTGGGCTGGTGGGCCGGCACCGTCACCGCACGCCACCTGCACACCGCCGACCCGAGCGCCGTGGTGTGGGACGAAGTCATCGCCTTCTGGGCCGTGCTGTGGCTCGTGATGCCCGCCGGGCTGTGGGGCCAGGTCGCCGCGTTCGCGCTCTTTCGCTTCTTCGATGCCGTCAAGCCCGGCCCCGTGGCCTGGGCCGACGGTCTCTTCAAGGGCAAGCGCGGCGCGCCCATCGGCTGGGGCCAGGGCTTCGGCATCCTGTTCGACGACCTGGTCGCGGCGCTCTGCACGCTGCTCGTGATCGCGCTGTGGAGGTGGGTGTGA
- a CDS encoding nicotinamide-nucleotide amidohydrolase family protein, which translates to MSHALSRWDEAVATLAQALRAKGWHLATAESCTGGLIAAACTSVAGSSDWFERGFVTYSNEAKTELVGVPAALIAQHGAVSAEVARAMADGALAQARVDLAVAVTGIAGPGGATPGKPVGTVWMAVARRGATTQPVLLQLDGSRSDVREQTVDAALAALLHAAR; encoded by the coding sequence GTGAGCCACGCACTCTCCCGTTGGGACGAGGCCGTCGCCACGCTCGCGCAAGCGCTGCGGGCGAAGGGCTGGCACCTCGCCACGGCCGAGTCGTGCACCGGCGGCCTCATCGCCGCGGCCTGCACCTCGGTCGCGGGCTCGAGCGACTGGTTCGAACGCGGCTTCGTCACCTACTCCAACGAGGCCAAGACGGAGCTGGTCGGCGTGCCGGCCGCGCTCATCGCCCAGCACGGCGCCGTCAGTGCCGAGGTGGCGCGTGCGATGGCCGACGGCGCGCTCGCGCAGGCGCGTGTCGACCTCGCGGTGGCGGTCACCGGCATCGCCGGCCCCGGCGGCGCCACGCCGGGCAAGCCGGTCGGCACCGTGTGGATGGCGGTCGCGCGGCGCGGCGCCACCACGCAGCCCGTGCTGCTGCAACTCGACGGCTCGCGCAGCGACGTGCGCGAGCAGACGGTCGACGCCGCCCTGGCTGCCCTGCTCCACGCCGCACGATGA
- a CDS encoding glyoxylate/hydroxypyruvate reductase A, producing the protein MSLLLATDFAPDTLSAWAEQLRTALPGVPVLTERNPTTDGDVTMALVANPPAGALSGLPRLGFIQSMWAGVDKLLRDDTLPAEVPLARMVDPAMSAAMAETALWAVLSLHRDYFRYAEQQRAGVWQQLPQRRADDVHVAVLGLGEMGRAVALRLAGNGYFVSGWSRRQRVMVGVDTCYGDAALADLLRTADVVINLLPLTVRTHSLFDERRFSQMKRGAGFVNLARGQHVVEAALLAALDNGRIGRAVLDVFHTEPLPPNHRFWVHPQVTLLPHAAALTDLTSATAIAVANLNAFREGRPVSHLVDRTRGY; encoded by the coding sequence ATGAGCCTGCTGCTCGCCACCGACTTCGCGCCCGACACCCTGTCGGCCTGGGCCGAACAGTTGCGCACCGCCTTGCCCGGCGTGCCCGTGCTCACCGAGCGCAACCCCACCACCGACGGCGACGTCACGATGGCGCTCGTCGCCAACCCGCCGGCCGGCGCCTTGAGCGGCCTGCCGCGCCTGGGCTTCATCCAGTCGATGTGGGCCGGCGTCGACAAGCTGCTGCGCGACGACACCCTGCCGGCCGAGGTGCCGCTGGCCCGCATGGTCGACCCGGCCATGAGCGCCGCGATGGCCGAGACGGCGCTCTGGGCCGTGCTCAGCCTGCACCGCGACTACTTCCGCTATGCCGAGCAGCAGCGTGCCGGTGTGTGGCAGCAGTTGCCGCAGCGGCGCGCCGATGACGTGCACGTGGCCGTGCTGGGCCTGGGCGAGATGGGCCGCGCCGTGGCGTTGCGCCTGGCCGGCAATGGCTACTTCGTGAGCGGCTGGAGCCGCCGCCAGCGCGTCATGGTCGGGGTGGACACCTGCTACGGCGACGCCGCGCTGGCCGACCTGCTGCGCACGGCCGACGTCGTGATCAACCTGCTCCCGCTCACGGTGCGCACACATTCGCTCTTCGACGAACGCCGCTTCTCGCAGATGAAACGCGGCGCCGGTTTCGTGAACCTGGCACGCGGCCAGCACGTGGTGGAAGCGGCGCTGCTGGCCGCGCTCGACAACGGCCGCATCGGGCGTGCGGTGCTCGACGTCTTCCACACCGAGCCGCTGCCGCCGAACCACCGCTTCTGGGTGCACCCGCAGGTGACGCTGCTGCCGCATGCAGCAGCCTTGACCGACCTCACGAGTGCGACCGCCATCGCGGTCGCCAACCTCAACGCCTTCCGCGAAGGGCGGCCGGTGTCCCACCTCGTGGACCGGACGCGCGGCTACTAG
- the holA gene encoding DNA polymerase III subunit delta: MQVRADQLSAHLAKGLRPLYVVYGDEPLLAQEAADAIRAAARAAGHTERQVHTVAGAHFDWSGLLGASQAMSLFADKQLIEIRIPSGKPGKDGSDALQRYCETLSDDVVTIVTLPKLDRTQQSSAWFTALDGAGVSVPVFAIERKALPAWIAQRLAAQGQRVQGGEAGQQALAFFADRVEGNLLAAHQEIQKLALLYPAGELSFEQIEAAVLNVARYDVFKLGEAVLAGQATRALRMLDGLQAEGEAAVLVHWTLANDILSLKRVRDAMNHGKPLPMALREARVWGAKERLFERAVPLLTDNALAQLVEAAQICDGLAKGLKHPDWPLDAWEGLKRLVLMLVQWTAGGGPRKTVRLALTA, from the coding sequence ATGCAGGTACGCGCCGACCAGCTCTCCGCCCATCTCGCCAAAGGGTTGCGCCCGCTCTACGTCGTCTACGGCGACGAGCCGCTGCTCGCACAGGAAGCCGCCGACGCCATCCGCGCCGCGGCCCGTGCGGCCGGCCACACCGAGCGCCAGGTGCACACCGTGGCCGGCGCCCATTTCGACTGGAGCGGACTGCTCGGCGCCTCGCAGGCAATGAGCCTTTTCGCTGACAAGCAGCTGATCGAGATCCGCATCCCCTCGGGCAAGCCGGGCAAGGACGGCTCCGACGCCCTGCAGCGCTACTGCGAGACCTTGAGCGACGACGTGGTCACCATCGTCACGCTGCCGAAGCTCGACCGCACGCAGCAGTCGAGCGCCTGGTTCACCGCGCTCGATGGCGCGGGAGTATCGGTGCCGGTGTTCGCCATCGAACGCAAGGCCCTGCCGGCGTGGATCGCGCAGCGCCTGGCCGCGCAAGGCCAGCGGGTGCAGGGCGGCGAGGCCGGGCAGCAGGCGCTGGCTTTCTTCGCCGACCGTGTCGAAGGCAACCTGCTCGCGGCGCACCAGGAGATCCAGAAGCTTGCCTTGCTCTACCCCGCCGGCGAGCTGAGCTTCGAGCAGATCGAGGCGGCCGTGCTCAACGTGGCGCGCTACGACGTCTTCAAGCTCGGCGAGGCGGTGCTCGCCGGCCAGGCCACGCGTGCGCTGCGCATGCTCGATGGCCTGCAGGCCGAGGGCGAAGCGGCGGTGCTCGTGCACTGGACGCTCGCCAACGACATCCTCTCGCTCAAGCGCGTGCGCGATGCGATGAACCACGGCAAGCCCTTGCCGATGGCGCTGCGCGAAGCGCGGGTGTGGGGCGCGAAGGAGCGCCTCTTCGAACGCGCCGTGCCGCTGCTCACCGACAACGCGCTGGCGCAGCTGGTCGAAGCCGCGCAGATCTGCGACGGGCTCGCCAAGGGCCTCAAGCACCCCGACTGGCCGCTCGATGCCTGGGAAGGCCTGAAGCGGCTGGTGCTGATGCTGGTGCAGTGGACGGCCGGCGGTGGCCCGCGCAAGACCGTTCGGCTGGCGTTGACGGCCTAG
- the lptE gene encoding LPS assembly lipoprotein LptE, translating to MTALRRSFVLGAAALVAGCGFQLRRAPELSFKTVYLSGFKPHSPLAEELRRQIATSTTTRVVEVPTQAEVIFDTQTDKRDKGVVVSTTAGQVREVQLRLHLQFRVKTLAGKELIPSTAIALTRDMTYNERDALGKEQEEEMLYRAMQSDIANQVLRRLAAVKSL from the coding sequence GTGACCGCTCTCCGTCGCTCGTTCGTCCTGGGCGCCGCAGCGCTCGTCGCCGGTTGCGGCTTCCAGCTGCGCCGTGCGCCCGAGCTGAGCTTCAAGACGGTCTACCTGTCCGGCTTCAAGCCGCACTCGCCGCTCGCCGAAGAGCTGCGTCGGCAGATCGCCACCAGCACCACCACCCGCGTGGTGGAGGTGCCCACGCAGGCCGAGGTCATCTTCGACACGCAGACCGACAAGCGCGACAAGGGCGTGGTGGTCTCCACCACGGCCGGCCAGGTGCGTGAAGTGCAGCTGCGTCTGCATCTGCAATTCCGCGTCAAGACCCTGGCGGGCAAGGAGCTGATCCCGTCGACCGCGATCGCCCTGACGCGCGACATGACCTACAACGAGCGTGACGCGCTGGGCAAGGAGCAGGAAGAAGAGATGCTCTATCGCGCGATGCAGAGCGACATCGCGAATCAGGTGCTGCGCCGGTTGGCAGCCGTGAAGAGCTTGTAG
- the leuS gene encoding leucine--tRNA ligase, protein MTPDFKPTEIERAAQAAWKAADAYRVTEDASKPKFYACSMLPYPSGKLHMGHVRNYTINDMLTRQLRMKGMNVLMPMGWDAFGLPAENAAIKNKVPPAKWTYDNIAYMKGQMQAMGLAIDWSREVATCSPDYYRWNQWLFLKMLKAGIAERRTQVVNWDPVDQTVLANEQVIDGKGWRSGAVVEKREIPGYYLNITKYAEELLDHVTHKLPGWPERVKLMQENWIGKSEGVRFAFTHSIAGSDGKLIQDGKLYVFTTRADTIMGVTFAAVAPEHPLAAHAAKANPAVAAFIEECKTGGTTEAELATQEKKGVPTGLTVSHPITGEAVPVWVGNYVLMSYGDGAVMGVPAHDERDFAFAKKYGIDILEVVHVDGEHYSYDHWQEWYADKQRGVTINSDNFSGLKYQDAVNAVAKALHAKGLGEKKTTWRLRDWGISRQRYWGTPIPIIHCDEHGPVPVPERDLPVVLPEDVVPDGSGNPLNKNEAFLACKCPVCGKPARRETDTMDTFVDSSWYFMRYCDAKNDKAMVGAGTQYWMPMDQYIGGIEHAILHLLYARFWTKVMRDLGLVKVDEPFTKLLTQGMVLNEAFSRTDSGKDYYWAHELDIVRDEHAHVLSATLKADGKPVTYEGWTTMSKSKNNGVDPQDLIERYGADTARLFVMFASPPEQTLEWNDAGVDGAHRFLRRVWNYAQKNAEALRATGDTTGSDGPEAKALRREVHTVLKQISYDYERMQYNTVVSGAMKLLNALEGFKVGAPAVIREAFGILLRALYPACPHITWHLWQDLGYATVHGDLLDAPWPQVDEGALVQDEIELMLQVNGKLRGAIKVPAAADKAAIEATALANPDFIKFAEGKSPKKIIIVPGRLVNVVVG, encoded by the coding sequence ATGACCCCCGACTTCAAGCCCACCGAGATCGAGCGTGCCGCCCAGGCCGCCTGGAAAGCCGCTGACGCCTACCGCGTCACCGAAGACGCCAGCAAGCCGAAGTTCTACGCCTGCTCGATGCTGCCCTACCCGAGCGGCAAGCTGCACATGGGCCATGTGCGCAACTACACCATCAACGACATGCTCACGCGCCAGCTGCGCATGAAGGGCATGAACGTGCTGATGCCCATGGGCTGGGACGCCTTCGGCCTGCCGGCGGAAAACGCCGCCATCAAGAACAAGGTGCCGCCGGCCAAGTGGACCTACGACAACATCGCCTACATGAAGGGGCAGATGCAGGCGATGGGCCTGGCCATCGACTGGAGCCGTGAGGTCGCCACCTGCTCGCCCGACTATTACCGCTGGAACCAGTGGCTGTTCCTCAAGATGCTGAAGGCCGGCATCGCCGAGCGCCGCACGCAGGTGGTGAACTGGGACCCGGTCGACCAGACCGTGCTCGCCAACGAGCAGGTGATCGACGGCAAGGGCTGGCGCTCCGGCGCGGTGGTCGAGAAGCGCGAGATCCCCGGCTACTACCTCAACATCACGAAGTACGCCGAAGAGCTGCTGGACCACGTGACGCACAAGCTGCCCGGCTGGCCCGAGCGCGTGAAGCTGATGCAGGAGAACTGGATCGGCAAGAGCGAAGGCGTGCGCTTCGCCTTCACCCACAGCATCGCCGGCAGTGACGGCAAGCTGATCCAGGACGGCAAGCTCTACGTCTTCACCACGCGCGCCGACACCATCATGGGCGTGACCTTCGCCGCCGTGGCACCCGAGCACCCGCTCGCCGCGCATGCCGCGAAAGCCAACCCTGCGGTCGCCGCCTTCATCGAAGAGTGCAAGACCGGCGGCACGACCGAAGCCGAGCTGGCCACGCAAGAGAAGAAGGGCGTGCCCACGGGCCTGACCGTCTCGCACCCCATCACCGGCGAAGCGGTGCCGGTGTGGGTGGGCAACTACGTGCTGATGAGCTACGGCGACGGCGCGGTGATGGGCGTGCCCGCACACGACGAGCGTGACTTCGCCTTCGCCAAGAAATACGGCATCGACATCCTCGAAGTCGTGCACGTCGATGGAGAGCACTACAGCTACGACCACTGGCAGGAGTGGTACGCCGACAAGCAGCGCGGCGTGACCATCAACTCCGACAACTTCAGCGGCCTGAAATACCAGGACGCGGTGAACGCCGTGGCCAAGGCGCTCCACGCCAAGGGCCTGGGCGAGAAGAAGACCACCTGGCGCCTGCGCGACTGGGGCATCAGCCGCCAGCGCTACTGGGGCACGCCGATCCCCATCATCCACTGCGACGAACACGGCCCGGTGCCGGTGCCCGAGCGCGACCTGCCGGTCGTGCTGCCCGAAGACGTGGTGCCCGATGGCAGCGGCAACCCGCTGAACAAGAACGAGGCCTTCCTCGCATGCAAGTGCCCGGTCTGCGGCAAGCCCGCACGCCGCGAGACCGACACGATGGACACCTTCGTCGACAGCTCGTGGTACTTCATGCGCTACTGCGACGCGAAGAATGACAAGGCCATGGTCGGTGCCGGCACGCAGTACTGGATGCCGATGGACCAGTACATCGGCGGCATCGAGCACGCGATCCTGCACCTCTTGTACGCGCGCTTCTGGACCAAGGTGATGCGCGACCTGGGCCTCGTGAAGGTCGACGAGCCCTTCACCAAGCTGCTCACGCAGGGCATGGTGCTCAACGAAGCCTTCTCGCGCACCGACAGCGGCAAGGACTACTACTGGGCCCACGAGCTCGACATCGTGCGCGACGAACACGCGCACGTGCTCTCGGCCACGCTCAAGGCCGACGGCAAGCCGGTGACGTATGAAGGCTGGACGACCATGTCCAAGTCCAAGAACAACGGCGTCGACCCGCAGGACCTGATCGAGCGTTACGGCGCCGACACCGCGCGCTTGTTCGTCATGTTCGCCTCGCCGCCCGAGCAGACGCTGGAGTGGAACGACGCCGGCGTCGACGGTGCCCACCGCTTCCTGCGCCGCGTGTGGAACTACGCGCAGAAGAATGCCGAGGCCCTGCGCGCCACCGGCGACACCACCGGCAGCGACGGCCCCGAGGCGAAGGCGCTGCGCCGCGAGGTGCACACGGTGCTCAAGCAGATCAGCTACGACTACGAGCGCATGCAGTACAACACCGTGGTCTCCGGTGCGATGAAGCTGCTCAACGCGCTCGAAGGTTTCAAGGTCGGCGCCCCCGCGGTGATCCGCGAGGCCTTCGGCATCCTGCTGCGCGCGCTGTACCCGGCCTGCCCGCACATCACCTGGCACCTGTGGCAAGACCTCGGCTACGCCACCGTGCACGGCGACCTGCTCGACGCACCGTGGCCGCAGGTCGACGAGGGTGCGTTGGTGCAGGACGAGATCGAGCTGATGCTGCAGGTCAACGGCAAGTTGCGCGGCGCCATCAAGGTGCCGGCGGCGGCCGACAAGGCGGCGATCGAAGCCACGGCGCTCGCGAACCCGGACTTCATCAAGTTCGCCGAGGGCAAGTCGCCGAAGAAGATCATCATCGTGCCGGGTCGCCTGGTGAACGTGGTGGTGGGGTGA